The DNA region CTGGAAGGCCATGGTCTCTTCCCCGTTGCATGTTCATGGCTCCTAGATCCAGACCCATCACCTCTGTCTGTTCAAAGAGGTGGTTCTGGAGCTCCTCAATGAGCAGCTGGTTCTGTTTCATCAGTTTTGCATGGTCCACAACCATGCCTCGGATCAGGGGGTCGATGCCTCCTGCAGCCATTTCAAAGCAAGGAAAGATTTTTTGTGCCAAGGTGCAGCTTTGATGATCCCTTTCATGCAGCTGAAACAGTCTACTATGGGCTGGGTGGGGTTTTCGTcttcatattttcatttcacCATGTGTatatggaatcacagaatcatagaatcacagagtggtttgggttggaaaggaccttaaagcccctCTCATTCCAcccgtgccatgggcagggacacctcccactgtcccagcttggctgctcccagccctgtccagtctggccctgggcactgccagcgctggggcagccacagctgctctgggcaccctcacAGGGCTACCTGTATGAACCTGTGCATGTCTGCAGGTGCCAGTAAATAAAGCCTCACATAGGAACTAAATTCCTTATCCCTCCCCATCCCTTAGCTTTTCCTTCCACACTCCTAAATCCACTTGCCATCCACCAGTCCCTTTCCAAGTCTGCTCCTCAGCCTGCCAGGCTCCATTATGTTCTGGTGCTTGGGTCTGTccaaggttttgggttttgcaATGAATTTTGCTTGTAATTCACTATTAATTGACAGACATTTATTAGAACATTAAATGTAGTGATAGCATTAATTAATGTCTGACATCTTTTTCATAGCAATTAAGGAGACAGTATGAGCAAAACCAGGAAAGTTGGCTGCACTACTGTTAATTATATTTCTCATGACTAGTTAACCCATTTTGGAAGAGATCTCAGTCTTCCTCAGAAAGACTTATCTGGAGATCTCAGCTGTGTAATAGCAGGACCCCATAACTCCAGTTAGAGCGAGGAAGAAGGATGGGCACCTCTTGGAAGAAATGATGCTGCTTTAGTTCAGTTAAACTGGATGCATCACCCTCTGTCCATGTCTCCTGGTTACAGGGGAATATAAGAGCTTTGATTGGCATCCACTTTGGTGGATGGACATTTGGCACAGGGAGTCTCCTCCCTCctggagcacaggagcagctgtaCCATCTGAGCTGATGTCAAACACTCCACTGTCGTGTCTTGCTGAGCTGTCCAAGGAATGACTGAACATGCTGCTCAGGATTCTGGGCTGGGTGACGAGGTGgaggtcacaggttggacttgatggtcttgtaaatcttttccaacctaactGATTCTgatattctgtaattctgtgttCCTGACCAGCTGATGTCCCGCCTAGGACCAGACCAGAACCACTGCTCCATGTTCTTACCTTCCATTACGATTCTCCATGGAGCACAGAAGGTCAAATGCAGAGGGACGTGGGAGGAGGAGCACAAGGGCTGAAAGCTCTCATTCAAACGGGACACAAAAGGCTGCACCGAGGTGTGGCCAAATCGGAAAGCCAGGGAGAAAACATTTGAGGCCCTTGGATCCACCTTTTCATTGTAACCACTGTACAAAGGGATCCACCTGCTGGTCTCCTCAGCCAGCAGGAGTGGGAGGTAATCTCTGTATGTTATGATCTGAGAAACCACAAGAGCACAGCAAGttaccagcagctgcagcagaaatgGGATCAGAAGTCAAGTGCAGAGAATGAACGTGGACTCTCTGCAGCAGAATTCATTAAAATCTTCAGAAAAAAGAGCTGTAGCAATGGAATAAGTTTGGCATAATggatagaaattattttaaaatgtgaaattattttacctaataattaatttatgcattaatataataaataattgaTAGATCAGTAGCATGGCTCGTAAAAAAGCTCTGGATATCCATGCTGTCTCAGATGGACTATCCTCATTCACAATTTCCAACTTCCACAATTAACTCCACTCATTTGGCAAAACACTTTCATCCTTTTGCCTGACAGAAAAAACATTTCTAAGTTTGTGGATGATAAACAGTTAAGAGTAGGATGATAAACAGTTAAGAGTAATCAGTACCTGGTTTATGGCAATCACAATCTTTCGACTCTCCTGGTAAAGcttttccccatcccagtgAGGATTTAATTTCCTCAGCTCCCTAGCCAGGCGATTGTGCTCTCGGACAAAGAGAGTGTGCATTGCAGAGAGTCCCAGGTTTTCTGTCACCCGTTTGTCacctaaaatgaaaatattttatgaatttTGTACATTGCTTTCAATTTCAGAAGCAAATTTTTGTGTTAGTACAGTCAAGTAACAAGTCATGACGTTTCTGGCAATAATGCTGtgtctgccccatccctggaggtgcacaaggccaggctggatggggcttggagcaacctggggtagtggaaggGGTCCCTGCCTATGACAGGAGGTGGAACAGGATGGTCTTTAAGTTCTCTTCCATGCCAAACCCTTCTGTGGTTCTATGAAAACTGGAGGGCACTCACTGAAGACCCTTTGTGAGATGATGGAAGAAGTACTGAGCATCTCCTCACTTAGCAAGGAGCCCTTCTCACAGGCAGAGAATGAGGAAATGAGAGCACTCTGTACCCTTATGATTGACTTTGCAAGCTTCACATTTacaatgttttttttaaatgttattccTGTGATGGATCACTTCAAATTTGAATAAGTTCTGtgtttgtctttatttttttttaatttcatactAGTCTAGACTTTTCTTCAGATGTAGAATGGGttagttaattaattaattaactagATTTCTTAAGAGTGTTTAACTGTTAGTCTTGATTGGGTTGAAAactgaatcatagaatcacagaatggaagggactttaaagcccatcccatttcaaccttccactaccccaggttGCGCCAAGCCCCATTCAGCCTCaccctggacacttccagggatggggcagccacagatgCTCTGGGCAACCTTTGCCAAggcttcaccaccctcacagggaagaatttcttctgtaTATCTAATTTAATCTATTCTCTTTCAATGTGAAGCCATACCCCCTTGTCCTCCCACTACAGTTTCTAATgcagtccctctccaggctccctgtAGTCCCTCCAGATCCAGGAGGGTGCTGTGAGGTCTCCACACAACCcactcttctccaggctgaacagccccagctttcTCAGTCAGCGCTGACAACCTGACAATTGGCATTCAAGTGAATGGTGAATTCTAGGTAGATGAAAAAAAGTTTCAGAGAAGTTTTAAACACTGGTGGCTATTCTATTGAAAATTTCTCATGCTTTTTAAAAGACTTTATAAAGGAAGAAcaaattgttataattttttgggaagttaaaataatatttatgtttattaatcGATTGTtgcttgattatttttttttctaactggGAGGAGGATTCCCTTTCGTAGTCATGTCTTGAAGTGCCTCATTcaaatatcacagaatcacagaatatcctctgttggaagggacctacaagGATCCCATACAGTGATACTTGTCCCTTTTTGACTTTATtgttataggtaaaagttaagttaAGTTAAAATAGGATATAGttcaattatattttattaattatgttatattatttctattatgTTAAAGGGGGGGGGTTATTAGAATGTGCCAGAAGGGTCCAGGGTTTGGTGAAGCAGGGGTCTGACGGGGCAAGGCAAGGTCAAAGAGAGATTGGATGGAAGATCTGACCAATCATTCGAAGCCCTGCAGAAACGATTGGTCCAAAATGAACGGCGATAAAGACcaatgagaagcctggaaatggaccaatcaTCATGAGGATCTAAAATGCACCAATCCTGGACTCGAGGGGGACTATAAATGTGGGGCATTCAGTTGGGTTAGAGTTCTTCTTTTTAGGTACTTTTTGTTTGGGAGAACCCAGTGCGCTTGGAGTCAGCGCactgtttcttttttgtcttgCTGTGTGGGTGCCTGGGCTTATCCTGGGCACTCCATTCCTTGTAGCTATTTTAATAAACGAGAACCTCTTTCTCTGGAGAAACTTTGGCCTTGTTCGTATTCATAACATCATGACACACTGAAACCCCCCAGCTGCACCTTACCTGCTTTAAAGCAGGGGATGTTGGCGCTCCTGTTGGTGAGCGCACAAACGCTGTGCGTCGTGTTCTCgaagggcagcagctccagccccgcATCCCAGAAGAGCTGGTTCACGGCCATGAGGCCCAGCTGGCTGCTGAGGTTCCTCAGGCTCCTGGCCAGGGCGTCGTCGCTGCCGTACACGGTGCTGGCGTCGATGAAGGACGTGGCGGCGTTGAGCTGCTCCCGCCGGAATGTGCCGGGGCTGCACGCAGAGGCCGACTGCACGAACGGCATGCAGGTGTCGGGGCTCAGCGCCCGCGGGTCGTCAGGGGGGAACTAAAGCGAACAAGCCAAGTGATGCCTCAGAAAGCCCTGTGGTTTCATTTTTGCTGCTGTAAGAGAGGGTGGCACGGGTGAGAGTCAGGGTACCTTAATGGGGAAGCAGGGGGGCTTGAAGGCACAGCTGGTGTGGCACTGGAGCTCCAGGCTGGCTCCTTCCCCACTGGCAGGGGCCAAGTCTATGTCGTGGTTGACCCACTGGCCCCATTGCATGAAGACCAGCGAGAGCTGCCGGTCTGCAGTGACGTTCTCGTTGGCCGTGTGAGCAATTTCATTGGATACTTTTCGAACCTGCGGgaaaccaaaatgaaaatatgacTGTCTCTGCCACGGTGGAGGGGTTGCCTCTCACTTGAACTCCCACTGAGACatcttagaatcacagaatcatgaaggtcagaaaagacctctgagatcatcaacCTTTGACCGATTATCCTCACTCCCTCTAAACCATATTGAGAATTGCCACGTCTACCCGTTTTTGAACACCTTCAGGGATTGACTCCTCCACTGCCCTGGAAATCCTGCTCCAATGCTTAACCATTACGTCATTGGAcacatttttcctaatattctaAACCTCAGCTAGTACAGTTTGAAGCTATTTCCTCTTGTCTTGTCACTTGCTCCCTTGGAGAAGAGGCCAACCCACAACTGGTCCTTTCAGGTAGTGGTAGATTATGTACAAGATTATTTTAGATAAATTACTAAGAGTTATGGCATTACACAGCTCCATGTCGTTCCTCAGCTCCATCCAATCAGGTGTAAAAGTAGACTACACAGTCCTTCAGCCAAACCTGGCTTCATGGAAAGCCTGTTCCAGCTGAAACTTGTTTGTGAACACCAGAAAGTCAAGGACATGGCTGAGGAACTCCCAAGCCTTGTTTTTTATACAAACCTGGTGTCCTtgagcactggctgcagcaatCCTTGGGATGTACACTTTGGAGACTGCTTAGGAAAGCATCCATAACCTTTTTCTCATGTCTGTCTCcaacaaaaaatattaacctGAGCAATAACTCAGTTGTGGAAAAGCTGCCTAAGATCAAGCAATTTACACTTCAGATATTGCCACTGCTTCCTTCCTGATGGGTGCACTGAGGGCAGTGTCCTTCCTCATGGCTGGATTAGGATAACAACTCTCACCAGCGGGAGCGGGAATCCATTGTAGCGCTTTCCTTCACTTGCCCCTCTGGGAACAGACACTCCATCTTCGTACACGGCTGGGAGCCAGCGCACAAAGGCGCGGTTGGAGGACCCCAGGTGGGAGTAATTTCTGCAGCATCACCAGAAAAACAACTTCTGTTATTTTTTCAAACATCAGCAGCTTTGCACAGACCAACATTTCACAGCCCTTTATTCCTTGCCTGAACACGCTGGTAACAGGGATGAGACTGGCAAAACTCCAAGATGCAAATTATACCAAGGTTATGactgtggaaaaaaatcaactttttaaaaaaaggtgcCTTGTATCACTCTATTCATTGTGTCTGTCAGTTAAAACTGCATTAATTTTATCTGGCATCTAAATCTCTCTACCACCTCTGTCTTCTCTGCGCTCTCAAAATCAGACTCACAGCAGGGCCATCAGCATGGTGAGGGTGGCCACGTCTTGTCCAGCTGGGGACTGGAAGCTTGCAAAGATGAAGATTCTCCACTTCTGTGGGGATCTGTGCCATGGCTGCCCCTTGGGGAAGTTTTTACACAGACcctttcagcctgcagctgtggccactGTGTTGTTGCCTTGCACTGCTCTGAAAAGTTTGAATTACTAAAGTCAGCATTTTGtgttcagaagaaaaagaattctGATTGAGCCAATGATCTGTGGCCCTGTGAGCACAAAACTCAGGCAACATCTATATGATGTGGCACTCAGGGTTCTGGTCTGGTTGATAAGGTGGGAATgagtcaaaggttggacttgatagTCATGGACACATTTTCCAACTTAAATGATTCAATGATTGTGCACTGGAAAATGAGAGGAAGTAGCTAGTGCTCACAGCAATGTGCTGTGAAATAAAAGTATGTCCTAGGAAAATGACTGTGCCAGAGCTGAAGCAATTCCATCAAATATTAAGGACTCAGAACCACCAGGGTCTTGTTCCTATTGTTATTACTGTCCTTGCAGGCAAACTATTTTCATGGTGTGCACCTCAAGCTGAGCAAGATCCTTGGGAAAATATTAACACCACAGGGATTCCTCAAGCCTCCCTCCATCTCTCTGACAGCCCAACAAGGTCAAGGACAAGCCTACCCTGAGTCTCAAATCAGCATGGACACAAAACCCCACAATGGGTCAGCTGGAACAAACCACACTGGAGTCACTGGTCCCatgtccctgctcaggcagggtcAGCTCAGACCACATGGCACAGGACTGTGTCCAGATAGTTCTGGAATGTCCCCCGTGAAAGAGACTCCATACCCTTCCTGGGCAGACAGTCAATGCTGTCCCTGTAGGGGTGGAGGCCCCAGAGTCCAGGGCAGCAGACTGGAACACCCCAGTGAGTGTGAGCTCCCCAcaccctgctgcagagctgtgctgtgtcatCACATCTGGCACATCTGTTTCATGCCAGGTGCACATTGGATGCAAGTCCAACTCAGATTTGGGGTCTGGCGCTGACACGGCAGGACAAGGAGCATTGACTGTTATTGTCAGAGTAGAAATTTGGTCATTTTCTGGTAAAAAAATATGATTAAAAAGCACAACAGGAAATAAATGATCCCAGCTTTGAACCTGGAGGAAAATTGTGCAAAAAAGCCCCTGAAGAACTAATTTTCTCAGATAAAGGATGTACAATACACAAAGTTGGAAGGACCAAGAATTAAAGTCTTATTTGATTCCCACCCTTACTCATCACAGAGATACATCAACAGCTGAATATTATAATCTAAATCAGCTGGGGAAATTAGTATTATCCCCACGGAAGAGTGGAGGGATGATTTCCTATAGCCTCCAGCAAAATGAGAGGCGGAGTCATAGCCTCAAAATTTTCTCAACTTCTTACTTGCCCCCCACCCCAAGATCCTTTCCTTCATCTAAAGCAGCATCTAAAGGGCAGTGGGCGCAAATCTTTTTTTAGGAAGATTTTAAAGAagttttaaagatattttaaagatattttaaagaagTTACATATTTTTCCTGACAGGCACATGAATCCTCTGTTATAGGCTCATTAAACTGAGCATTTCACTCTTCTTGCCCTTTTGAAAGGCACTTTCAAAAATCACCTACCCTGGGTCAGAATAAAGAGACTCACCTTGTCCACACAGAAATCCTACCTGTTGTTGCACTCCCCAGTGATGGTCCGGTAAAAGTCCCTCTCTGGGCATTTAATGGAACGAGTCTGATAGTCACAGCCAGTGCCCTTGGAAATCATCTCCTTCTGTCTCCTGCTCAGCAGGTCTGCAAGACAAACCCTGTAGAGTAACATCTGATCCTCCTCTTCTTTTGTTTGTGTTGGCTTCTCAGTGTTCTAGGTCGACATTTGAGCCCACTGAATTGGAGCTGTGGAATAAAACATCTGGATTGGAATTGTTAATTTGGTGCCTAAATCCTTTTGTGGATCAGCCTTCCCCTCTGGACTAGGGAAACTGGGTGGGCATAAAGCAATTTTTCAGGGGAATGTGGACAGCATCATCACCAGGAAGGTTTTACCCCAGCTGGGAACAAAACAATGAGTTTGCAGAGTGGCACAACCTAGGTGTGCAGAGCAGAAGTGGAAGATGGAGGGTTTTCAGTGATTACAGTCTCCAGTGGGCTTTGTCCCACGTTTGTTCCAGGTATTGTTAAGCTGGTTTTACAAGGATAGGAGAGATGCACTCTCCAAGATGATGAATAAAACACCTGGGTGTCTGCTCTGTCTCTGAGAAATCTTCAAATCTATTCTCCTGTTGGGGAAGGGTTTTATCCCTGGTAATTTGggccatggcagagctgctccgtGCTACCTGCTGTGGCACATTTCCTGCTCTTTGCTCTTTGTAAGACATTTTGGTCTAAATCACATTACCTGTGACATTGAAACTCTGTTCCCCAGAGAGATGCAGCTTCCTTTTGAGGAGTTTCAAAGTAGTTTCCAAATAATCAGCGGCACGGACTGCAGATCTGGTACTTCCTATGGGGTCCTTTAGGTGCTTCAGGAAATCCATCGGGTTAACAATCTTCTCCTCCAGTTTTCTCTTTAAGCTGAACATAGAAGAGTTCTAAGAAGCACCTTGTCTGAaatcagagctgctctgtcatGCTGGACTGGGTGTAATTATCTGTGACACCACTGCAGGGTCACACGCAGGCCCTGCCCAGTAGGACCGGCTGTCTGCACGTTAGCATGTCAGCTCAGATGGTTTTGGCAAACAAAGCACTGTAATCCCCTACTTCAAGTTTGCAGTCATACTTCCTTGTCACAATAAACTTTGTTCTATCCTGTGGAAATCCAGATCAATGAACTGTGTCTGGATAAAATTTTACATGTATTATGTTGCAAGGTGTATTCTGTGAACAGAGGGACAACCTCTCTCCTGTTCTATCTCTTTCTGGTCTCAAGGTTCTGTCTTGCTACTTTTGTAGGATGAGTAGAGAGAGATGCCTTCCAAAATCATCCCACTGTCAGATCAGCCTTTTGGGACAATCACAGAGAATACGTGGGGTTTGACTTCCACTGACATCTGTCTGGGGCAGGGTGTCCATCTGCACAACTCCAGTCCTTCCTAAGAGGGGCAGAActcctgctgccaggagagGTCTCACACGTGTCCAGCATGTCTGAACCATTATGGACCAGTGAGAGATGCTTATGGCACTGTAGCTGAGGAAACAATGCTTGGAGGTCATGGTTGGTGGTTCTGGGACCAGAATCCAGCCAAACTGGGCAAAAGGATCAGAGGGATCCCTTTGCCATGACAAAGAGAGTTCTGGTGCTAAGGCTTCTCCGTAACAAATATGcattggaaaacagaaaaaacacacATGTCTTTAATCTTGCTACCTTAAAATATTTGGGCTGTCATGCAGGAAGAACTCACCTTTTTCGGGCCTGTAAATATGTAGCATCCACCAACTGCCTGGCCTCAGTAATGATGCTCAGGAGAGACGAATCTGACAGCACCTCTGAGACCTCTGCTCCACAaaatagaagaagaagaagcagaaatGTAGCATACTCAATTATACACCAAAGGCTTTGTTCTCAaccaaaccatgtccccaagcaGCCACATACCaaggttttttttaacattttcagggatggtgacaccaTCACTGCCATGGAAAGTCTGTTTCAATGCTTCCCAATCCtttctatgaagaaattttccccaaTATCCAGTCTAAATCCCTGGCACAATTTGATGCCAtgtcctctgctcctgtccctgttccctggagcacagcccgacccccccggctgtcccctcctgtcaggagctgtgcagagccacaagggcccctgagcctcctttgctccaggctgagaaAAGGAGCtttctcagctccctcagctgctcctggggctccagaccttttcccagggaaagtGCACAGAAGAAATCAAAGATACAGTCTCTTCCCCAAGTTTCCTGTCATAAAATGATGATTTGCTCAGATGGGCTGTTGGTTAAATAGGGAGTTTCCTTAGGCGAATCTCTCAAGTATCAACTTCATTTTTAGTGGATCAATCTATATGATATTTCAGTTTTTTTACTGGAGCTGTGTCTAATTGGGAACTCCAGCTGAGTTTTGATTCACACCCTTTCCAGtacagcagcagccaaaggaCAAACAGGAACCTACCATTGCCCGAGAAGCCCATTGCTCCAACTGCACAGAGAGTGATGAGGGATCCCAGGAGAGTCATCCTTGGATTTGTGCCTAGGGAGAAATGCAACATAAATCCTCAATGGGCAGGGCTTCATTGAGGAGTCAGAGCAGACTGAGATGTTTTGTTTCAATATCTCTTTCAGGATCCAGGAATAAAATCGATCTGCCTCTGTCCAGACCTGTCAGAGGGActtgggctggggctgtggctcTCGGGGTcggcaggacacagggacacctctGAGAGGTGGGACCCTCAGCAAAGtgggctgagaggctgccaaGGAATAGGAGTCAGGTACAGCCCAGCCTCAGTGGTGCAGGATATTGGGAAGGTGAGTTGGGAGACAGTGGTGTCCTGGGGTCCTGTCTTTGGCAACGTCCACAAGCAGCTGGTGGGAAGGAGCCTGACCCCACACTTCCCTCTCTGCCCCCTCCATCTTGGTGCTGAACACATCTATCATCACTTTCAACCATCCCTGCcagtcctcctgctgctccctgaaaTTTGTCTCTATTCCCGTTTCACATTAAAGCAGAAATGTGTATGATCTGTTCCACCAATATCTctcactgaggcacagcactTTCCCTGAATGGAGATTTTTAGCCCAAAGGTTGTAAATAGATTTAAGTAATTTAGTCAATTTTCAAATTGTTTATAACAAGACAAAGACAAAATTTGGAAGAACTAACAGATTTCTCACAGTGGGAGAAGTTATCTTACATTTACAATCCATGAAAATTCTTGGACCATGTTCCTGGGAATTGAAAGCTGCTTATTCCTTGCAAACATGTATTGCAGGAATTTTCTGCATGAGAAATAAATCAGGCTGTCTTTGCTCACTTCTCACAATAAATTAAATACACATCAGGGGAGAAAGAGGAATGAAGCACCACCAGGTCCCAAcactctgctctgcctcccatCTCCTTGGGTTCACCTGTGGAATGCACCAATATCCACAACAGAAATATCAAATGCAGATATAGAATGAAAATTCACTGATC from Zonotrichia albicollis isolate bZonAlb1 chromosome 22, bZonAlb1.hap1, whole genome shotgun sequence includes:
- the LOC102067212 gene encoding myeloperoxidase translates to MLHFSLGTNPRMTLLGSLITLCAVGAMGFSGNEVSEVLSDSSLLSIITEARQLVDATYLQARKSLKRKLEEKIVNPMDFLKHLKDPIGSTRSAVRAADYLETTLKLLKRKLHLSGEQSFNVTDLLSRRQKEMISKGTGCDYQTRSIKCPERDFYRTITGECNNRNYSHLGSSNRAFVRWLPAVYEDGVSVPRGASEGKRYNGFPLPLVRKVSNEIAHTANENVTADRQLSLVFMQWGQWVNHDIDLAPASGEGASLELQCHTSCAFKPPCFPIKFPPDDPRALSPDTCMPFVQSASACSPGTFRREQLNAATSFIDASTVYGSDDALARSLRNLSSQLGLMAVNQLFWDAGLELLPFENTTHSVCALTNRSANIPCFKAGDKRVTENLGLSAMHTLFVREHNRLARELRKLNPHWDGEKLYQESRKIVIAINQIITYRDYLPLLLAEETSRWIPLYSGYNEKVDPRASNVFSLAFRFGHTSVQPFVSRLNESFQPLCSSSHVPLHLTFCAPWRIVMEGGIDPLIRGMVVDHAKLMKQNQLLIEELQNHLFEQTEVMGLDLGAMNMQRGRDHGLPGYNAWRGFCGLSQPQTVEELSEVLGNPKLAKKFMNVYGTPYNIDLWIGAVAEPVVPQGRVGPLLSCIIGTQFRNLRDGDRFWWENPGVFTPQQLQALRKISVSRVICDNTHIKKIPRDVFKINTYPEDFTDCQEIDVLDLSSWKEEPESATKVSNPTHQTSVGNP